A section of the Bacteroidetes Order II. bacterium genome encodes:
- a CDS encoding transposase, whose translation MCDNNYHILAISDCISGHHNDSFEVVEKVNLMLATLKKIGINTDLSHLNADAGFDVTAFIKELDERHTIIANIPKNKRKAKKIETAYRYFSEYIYSFRFKIELVFAWLDTYKRLLVRFEYRADCFKAWIHIAAALINLRNLFS comes from the coding sequence ATTTGCGACAATAACTACCACATTTTAGCGATCTCCGATTGTATTTCTGGCCATCACAACGATAGTTTTGAAGTAGTTGAGAAAGTCAATTTGATGTTAGCTACTTTAAAGAAAATTGGGATAAACACGGATTTAAGCCACTTAAATGCAGATGCAGGCTTTGATGTAACAGCCTTTATCAAAGAATTAGACGAAAGACATACCATTATTGCCAATATCCCAAAGAACAAGCGTAAGGCGAAAAAAATAGAAACCGCTTACCGTTATTTTTCAGAATACATTTACAGTTTTCGCTTTAAAATAGAACTCGTATTTGCATGGCTGGATACTTACAAGCGCCTCTTAGTTCGTTTTGAGTACCGAGCAGATTGTTTTAAAGCGTGGATACATATTGCCGCAGCCTTAATTAATTTGAGAAACTTATTCAGCTAA